A part of Carassius carassius chromosome 4, fCarCar2.1, whole genome shotgun sequence genomic DNA contains:
- the si:dkey-1k23.3 gene encoding heat shock protein 67B1: MADAIQSPSRPQYCHDVSWNPLSYRWPSVIFNQHYGLPPLLDPQDLSWMEGIFRRLGTSSWPGYLRTPVFASFTQAPGQPMSKLQREMSGGVSEEVGEMCKWKISLDINHFAPSEITVKIQDGFLVIAGKHEERQDEHGYIARCFTRKYTLPGGVDAENLQSRLSPDGILTVETPLPSIPLPADVNIPIQVEETVGGKQEDADEPQVEAEAKPESFEGETPEPSVSSELPEGEQITERDQQTVPDVDPSSEPQPQSISEAAPGTTESEREQVGEPGEEDKEGAFQEAVEGTEQDGEEVRESADKPQAPEPPDTITSEQGEQAEVTQPPELEGEEGHADPAVTEDEQSTFGQTQEVFKPQQVLQKEMDVGKM, encoded by the exons ATGGCGGATGCTATCCAGTCGCCATCCAGGCCTCAATATTGTCATGATGTATCTTGGAATCCCCTGAGCTACAGATGGCCTAGCGTAATCTTTAACCAACATTATGGCCTGCCTCCGTTATTGGACCCTCAAGACCTCAGCTGGATGGAAGGCATCTTCAGAAGGCTGGGGACATCATCTTGGCCCGGGTACTTGCGCACACCCGTGTTCGCTTCCTTTACTCAGGCCCCAGGACAGCCCATGTCTAAGCTGCAGAGGGAGATGAGTGGAGGGGTGTCAGAAGAGGTTGGTGAGATGTGCAAGTGGAAAATTAGCTTGGATATCAATCACTTCGCTCCCTCGGAGATCACGGTCAAAATACAGGATGGATTTTTGGTAATTGCAG GAAAGCATGAGGAAAGACAAGATGAGCACGGCTACATTGCTAGATGTTTCACAAGAAAATACAC ACTTCCAGGTGGTGTGGATGCTGAAAATCTCCAGTCGCGTCTGTCCCCAGATGGGATCCTTACAGTGGAGACACCATTACCCAGCATTCCCCTCCCTGCTGATGTCAATATCCCCATCCAG GTGGAGGAAACTGTTGGAGGAAAACAAGAAGATGCTGATGAGCCTCAAGTTGAAGCAGAAGCTAAACCGGAATCATTTGAAGGAGAAACGCCTGAACCCTCAGTCTCATCTGAGCTTCCTGAGGGGGAACAGATCACCGAACGAGACCAGCAGACTGTACCTGATGTAGATCCATCTAGTGAACCACAACCCCAGTCCATCTCAGAAGCTGCACCAGGTACCACTGAGTCTGAAAGAGAGCAGGTCGGTGAACCCggagaggaggacaaagaaggtGCATTTCAAGAGGCGGTTGAAGGCACCGAGCAAGATGGAGAGGAAGTCCGTGAGTCTGCAGACAAGCCTCAGGCTCCAGAGCCTCCAGACACCATTACCTCCGAGCAAGGAGAGCAAGCAGAGGTCACGCAGCCTCCAGAACTGGAAGGTGAAGAAGGACATGCAGACCCTGCTGTGACAGAAGATGAGCAATCAACCTTCGGGCAAACCCAGGAGGTGTTCAAACCTCAGCAGGTGCTTCAAAAGGAAATGGATGTAGGCAAAATGTAA
- the hspb8 gene encoding heat shock protein beta-8 → MAEGDYYTMGNRQRIPRDPFLEQSLASRFMDDDFGMPPFHDELSMDWPGWARPRLSARMDAPWTGSLRTGFPRTSMGSPQGFSSRYSESPRRSSAPPTNPDEPWKVCVNVHSFKPEELNVKTKDGFVEVSGKHEEKQDEGGIVTKNFTKKIQIPSDVDPLTVFASLSPEGVLIIEARQTPPYYLYSNEMPAEPMEEPEARPQDPSMASA, encoded by the exons ATGGCAGAAGGGGATTACTACACTATGGGCAACCGACAGAGGATTCCGAGGGATCCGTTCCTGGAACAGTCGCTAGCATCTCGATTTATGGACGATGACTTTGGAATGCCGCCTTTCCACGACGAATTATCTATGGACTGGCCCGGCTGGGCACGACCTCGACTGAGCGCCCGCATGGACGCGCCGTGGACGGGCTCGTTGCGCACGGGCTTCCCGCGTACGAGCATGGGCTCGCCGCAAGGCTTCAGTTCCAGGTACAGCGAGAGCCCGCGCCGATCCAGCGCGCCCCCGACCAACCCAGACGAACCATGGAAAGTGTGCGTGAACGTGCACAGCTTCAAACCTGAGGAGCTTAATGTCAAAACTAAAGACGGTTTTGTAGAGGTGTCAG GGAAGCATGAGGAAAAGCAAGACGAGGGTGGAATTGTTACCAAAAACTTCACAAAGAAAATTCA AATCCCATCCGATGTGGACCCTCTCACTGTGTTCGCTTCTCTGTCTCCGGAAGGTGTTCTCATCATTGAAGCTCGGCAGACCCCTCCGTATTACCTTTACAGTAATGAAATGCCTGCAGAACCCATGGAAGAACCCGAGGCCAGACCTCAGGATCCCAGCATGGCTTCAGCCTAA